The following proteins are encoded in a genomic region of Sebastes fasciatus isolate fSebFas1 chromosome 12, fSebFas1.pri, whole genome shotgun sequence:
- the LOC141779214 gene encoding uncharacterized protein LOC141779214 isoform X4 produces MHTVATMTTEASAVNEADTEGKQKASGAEPKPEPENKQKPEAAAAEPEGEPSSKKAQEQASEPGPADVATSPEEEQLKPRTRTSAGKGLSRLFSSFLKRRSQCSEEEGFEAEKAREEKADKEEKADKAEEEKVEEVKPEEKEAKAEEEKVEVKEVKKKEEKEPKEEKEEEKVEKRGSKKKKKEAKKKQEKKDEEKVKNDEEKKEEETVKKKEEQKEEEKAQQTVDKKEEQLETKEETQKETAEVKEKGAEAVKKETKDEERVDKRVTKKKEKEDKIKKKEEEKAKRKAEEDERVKKREEEKAKKKEEEKAREAEKTKKKEEEKTKKEEDKTKEEKTKKKEEEKPKEELKKKEEDKAKEEVKKKEEEKPEEKQKKEEEKGKKKEKGKNKGKKEVKGPSEEQVKAPIAAPEPELKTEPDTEQAPDQHSISSGETQQAQEENKEEAAIKEEPEVVEEVKKEDTEKKEEEPAEQEKEAKGEEKAKAKEEAKKEKPVKEKKTEKKTEKKTEKNTEKKTEKNTEKKTEKNTEKNTEKKTEKNTEKNTEKNTEKKTEKKAEKKAEEAEAEEAKGSKRQKTMQCKVTLLDDTQFECELDKHAKVQDLLTKVCDHVNLLERDYFGLTTQESSTNKTWMESTKEIRKQVSGAVYEFAFGVKFYPPDPAQLTEDLTRYFLCLQLRKDIMHGVLPCSFVTLSLLGSYTAQSELGEYDPELHGTDYVKDLSLAPGQSKELEDKVMELHRTYRSMSPAQADMSFLENAKKLAMYGVDLHHAKDLDGVDITLGVCSSGLMVYKDKLRINRFPWPKVLKISYKRSSFFIKIRPSEQEQYESTIGFKLPNYKASKKLWKVCVEHHTFFRVPTVEPPSSRRFLILGSKFRYSGRTQAQTRQASSMIDRPAPRFTRSASKRLSRNLDGAGDETLQFLQGLSASTRSEVDDWSLMLTSDKPQPSPEFTARGESEHMFIESWEEGQSVHTDAVTWQETETGQTGSQTITQTVSEPWQELASDEQKQRSKEDEWSAMLHRHPPFPFVPPFDFVKQPAKLSLAKIRALDRLLRPDLTQQDDWFLYFDPLFSLSSLESANKPLSPLAQFQLQEEDEQGSRVAEQELTSEEVIERLQETVMLVEKLKEANVLERRLREVRDLEDRLQGMDEMAERLQDVIEQELGKEEVDKLREEDGDLEQERQIQAERIVQTVLRKSVSKIETKEDEVDELEEQIKEVFLKGLLPEEEEVEVKQETEKEVTDESVLDDSLREKLRQIEKEWRDDVEDKLKSGSSDVTSSIVAYQKVERRTKKRVTIVEERGRTQEEMEDVQVQRVVMSEERIEKEMTWRKTETLEEITEGEVTERLQTEDRSQGPDEDIWFILFDRPPYKAVFKPPVTTVERAEVDEGEYFTSETEITTVEEKTEIIVEERKIRDEEVWRIPEISPPQTIMGRDDDWFVLLDVVPKETPYVPPVTLKGRDQIGAESFVSVVGTAAEEEEIREVVSEERKIIEEAPRHLQEIPQMPVTERDDDWFGLLDVVPRETSYVPPVTSKAGDQIGAESFVSVVGTAAEEEEEIREVVSEEREIIEEAPRYLQEIPQMPVTDRDDDWFVLLDVVPRETSYVPPVTLKGRDQIGAESFVSVIETAAEEEEIREVVSEERKIIEEAPRHLQEIPQMPVTDRDDDWFVLLDVVPRETSYVPPVAVAERVEVSPEERVSLVKITAVEVREKRVEIMAPVLSEKQVEALPQAVREIEDDWFVLLDVPTREPSYVPPVTMAEYVQVYPEESVSTVVETIPVESRKEVVVEEIVVQKEDRGQQKISQPVRERDDDWFLLLDVVPRGAAYVPPVFLAAPSQIYPSVQPRRVEVISVELKLQQVDLEQIRLQPSGPLPERDDDWFVLFDAIREETVILPSASLTLFVPVTAVEMIPDMRKTFEAEVTTTETRTWKKMIIGVESRQDETRLSEIRPSQIATPSEREGGDDWFTLFDIIREKPVVIPPVAVVERIADVVAATEPKPKFIMEDVRPAVKLVVKPSQPRQVDDDWFALLDVAAKIKPAAVDERIRTHPEVRPAKEFAAVEQKAQRRVTIVEETWPQEKVVQQKPRPAVREVEDDWFSLLDVVTKKSVAVPERIQFPAEMRVPAAEAKARIAIPERRPQFEQRVLEERRPVTQTHVNDDWFVLLDVGLKESVVSTQRGTRPVSAPVFSQAALAEAGIPMALLDQPQTSTPIKASRQDERKLEVTVEAVEPSRIEAGVKPAVWRDQREVNSSLISTINGDVQHESEVTSSEVVRMRKKRAKKIEGDSIYMRHSLLMLEEFDKPQEDLLRHHANISELKRNFMETAPETRPSEWDKRLSTHSPFRTLGINGQPLPSADGRVCISLLCNGSETKTAHEETSSSWGFSGVPSPTVSHRSEPDGVEAHGAPVEEQSCDREEVVVLDTSLVPVVEVEMAQLPPSFDPCFKALDGIQEEEEESCPELSERPGEIVGSSPAAYFRSDVPQVVRCFQPPLVQTQTVTITAVSTSLPSGISTTEVPIVQTKTVIYEPSKVAVDGTDEDKDNTTSASSKSVTSETTSGTTVTTTTTHISKVVKGGSSETRVEKRIVITADSDIDQDKEKDRGASAL; encoded by the exons ATGCATACCG TGGCTACCATGACAACAGAGGCAAGTGCAGTGAACGAGGCGGACACAGAGGGCAAGCAGAAGGCCAGCGGCGCCGAGCCCAAACCCGAACCGGAGAACAAGCAGAAGCCTGAGGCGGCAGCGGCCGAGCCGGAGGGGGAACCGTCGAGCAAGAAGGCCCAGGAGCAGGCCTCTGAGCCTGGGCCTGCTGATGTAGCTACCTCCCccgaggaggagcagctgaaaCCTCGTACCCGGACCTCTGCTGGCAAAGGCCTGTCTcgcctcttctcctctttcctcaAACGCCGCTCACAGTGCTCCGAGGAAGAGGGGTTCGAGGCAGAGAAAGCCAGGGAGGAGAAGGCAGATAAAGAGGAAAAAGCTGACAAGGCAGAAGAGGAGAAGGTGGAAGAGGTGAAACCTGAAGAGAAGGAGGCTaaagcagaggaggaaaaagtaGAGGTAAAAGAAGTGAAaaagaaggaagaaaaagaaccaaaagaggagaaagaggaagaaaaggttGAGAAGAGGggcagtaaaaagaaaaagaaagaagccAAGAAGAAACAAGAGAAAAAAGATGAGGAGAAAGTGAAAAACGAcgaggagaaaaaagaagaggaaacggtgaaaaagaaagaggagcaaaaggaggaggagaaagcacAGCAGACTGTAGATAAGAAGGAAGAACAATTGGAGAcaaaagaagaaacacagaaGGAGACTGCTGAAGTTAAAGAGAAGGGGGCAGAAGCCGTGAAGAAAGAGACTAAAGACGAGGAAAGAGTTGACAAGAGGgttacaaagaaaaaagaaaaggaggataagataaagaagaaggaagaggagaaggcaAAGAGGAAAGCAGAGGAAGACGAAAGAgtaaagaagagagaagaagagaaagcaaagaagaaagaggaagaaaaggcgAGAGAGGCCgaaaaaacaaagaagaaagaagaggagaagaccaagaaggaggaggacaaaacaaaagaggagaagactaaaaagaaagaagaagagaaaccaaAAGAGGAGttaaagaagaaagaggaggacaaGGCGAAAGAAGAGgtaaagaagaaggaggaggaaaagccagaagaaaaacagaagaaggaagaggaaaaagggaagaaaaaagagaagggaAAGAACAAAGGGAAGAAGGAGGTGAAAGGGCCAAGTGAGGAGCAGGTGAAAGCACCGATTGCAGCTCCAGAGCCTGaacttaaaactgagccagacACTGaacaggctccagatcagcacTCGATAAGCAGCGGAGAGACACAG CAGGCTCAAGAGGAAAACAAGGAAGAAGCTGCGATAAAGGAGGAGCCTGAAGTCGTGGAAGAAGTGAAGAAGGAGGACACggagaaaaaggaggaagaaccagcagaacaggagAAAGAAGccaaaggagaggagaaggcgAAGGCGAAGGAGGAGGCAAAGAAGGAGAAGCCTGTGAAAGAAAAGAAGACGGAGAAGAAGACGGAGAAGAAG acagagaagaacacggagaagaagacagagaagaacacggagaagaagacagagaagaacaCGGAGAAGAACACGgagaagaagacagagaagaacaCGGAGAAGAACACGGAGAAGAACACGgagaagaagacagagaagaaggcAGAGAAGAAGGCAGaagaggcagaggcagaggaaGCGAAAGGCTCCAAACGTCAGAAAACCATGCAATGCAAAGTCACCTTACTGGACGACACTCAGTTTGAGTGTGAGCTTGAT AAACATGCTAAAGTCCAAGACCTTCTAACAAAGGTGTGCGACCATGTCAACCTGCTGGAGAGAGATTACTTTGGCCTCACTACCCAGGAATCCTCAACTAACAAA ACATGGATGGAATCCACCAAAGAGATCAGGAAACAGGTTTCAGGTGCTGTGTATGAGTTTGCATTCGGCGTGAAGTTCTACCCACCTGATCCAGCACAGCTCACCGAAGACCTCACCAG GTACTTTCTATGTCTGCAGCTGAGGAAGGACATTATGCATGGTGTTCTTCCATGTTCCTTTGTCACTCTGTCCCTGCTGGGCTCCTATACGGCCCAGTCAGAGCTCGGAGAGTACGACCCAGAGCTCCACGGGACAGATTATGTGAAGGATCTGAGTTTGGCCCCCGGACAGAGCAAAGAGCTGGAGGACAAGGTGATGGAGCTGCACCGCACATACAG gtcAATGAGTCCGGCCCAGGCAGACATGTCGTTTCTGGAAAATGCCAAGAAACTCGCCATGTATGGAGTTGACCTGCACCATGCTAAG GATCTCGATGGTGTCGACATCACGCTGGGGGTCTGCTCTAGTGGTTTGATGGTTTACAAGGACAAGCTGAGGATCAACCGTTTCCCCTGGCCCAAAGTGCTCAAGATCTCTTACAAACGCAGCAGCTTCTTTATTAAAATCAGGCCGTCGGAG CAAGAGCAGTATGAAAGCACAATTGGCTTTAAACTGCCCAACTACAAAGCCTCGAAGAAGCTGTGGAAAGTTTGCGTTGAACACCATACCTTCTTCAG GGTTCCAACAGTAGAGCCGCCCTCATCACGGCGCTTCCTCATCTTGGGCTCCAAGTTCCGGTACAGCGGGCGCACTCAGGCCCAAACCCGTCAGGCCAGCTCCATGATTGACCGCCCGGCCCCTCGCTTCACACGCTCTGCAAGCAAGAGGCTGTCCCGTAACCTAGATGGAG CTGGAgatgaaactctccagttcctgCAAGGACTTTCAGCATCAACCAGGTCTGAGGTTGATGATTGGTCGCTGATGCTGACGTCTGACAAACCCCAGCCCTCTCCTGAATTCACAG CCAGAGGGGAGTCTGAGCACATGTTCATTGAGTCCTGGGAAGAAGGGCAGTCCGTTCACACAGACGCAGTAACCTGGCAGGAAACTGAGACTGGGCAGACTGGCTCTCAAACCATCACCCAGACAGTCAGTGAACCGTGGCAGGAGCTGGCGTCTGATGAACAAAAGCAGAGGAGCAAAGAGGACGAGTGGTCTGCCATGCTCCATCGTCATCCTCCTTTTCCCTTTGTCCCACCTTTCGATTTTGTGAAACAGCCAG CTAAGCTCAGCTTGGCAAAAATTAGGGCTTTGGACCGACTATTGCGACCAGATCTCACACAACAAGATGATTGGTTCCTTTACTTTGACCCACTCTTCAGCCTGTCCTCGCTTGAGAGCGCTAACAAACCAT TGTCTCCCCTAGCTCAGTTCCAGCTCCAGGAGGAGGATGAGCAGGGCAGTCGTGTGGCAGAGCAGGAACTGACCAGTGAGGAGGTCATTGAGAGGTTGCAGGAAACCGTGATGCTGGTAGAGAAGCTGAAAGAGGCAAATGTTTTGGAAAGGAGGCTTAGAGAAGTTAGGGATTTAGAGGATAGACTCCAAGGAATGGATGAGATGGCAGAGCGGCTTCAGGATGTAATAGAACAGGAATTGGGTAAGGAAGAGGTAGATAAGTTGAGGGAAGAAGATGGAGATTTGGAGCAGGAAAGACAAATACAAGCAGAACGTATAGTACAAACCGTCTTAAGGAAATCTGTGAGTAAAATAGAGACAAAAGAGGATGAAGTGGACGAATTGGAAGAGCAGATAAAGGAGGTGTTTTTAAAAGGCTTGTTgcctgaagaggaagaggttgAGGTGAAGCAGGAGACTGAAAAAGAGGTGACAGACGAGAGTGTACTTGATGACAGCTTGAGAGAGAAGCTACGCCAGATAGAAAAGGAATGGCGAGACGATGTGGAGGACAAGTTGAAATCTGGATCTTCAGATGTCACCTCATCTATAGTTGCATACCAGAAGGTGGAGCGTAGGACTAAGAAGAGAGTGACTATTGTAGAAGAGAGAGGGCGGACGCAGGAAGAAATGGAAGATGTGCAGGTACAGCGTGTTGTGATGTCAGAGGAGAGGATAGAAAAAGAGATGACATGGCGTAAGACAGAAACACTGGAGGAGATAACTGAGGGAGAAGTTACAGAGAGGCTTCAGACTGAGGATCGATCTCAGGGGCCAGATGAGGATATCTGGTTCATACTTTTTGACCGGCCTCCATACAAAGCTGTTTTCAAACCACCAG TTACTACTGTGGAACGGGCTGAGGTGGATGAAGGCGAGTATTTCACCTCAGAGACTGAGATTACAACAGTTGAGGAGAAAACGGAGATTATAgtagaagagagaaaaataagagaCGAGGAAGTGTGGCGTATACCAGAGATCTCACCACCACAGACCATCATGGGAAGAGATGATGACTGGTTTGTGTTGCTGGATGTTGTTCCCAAAGAAACGCCTTATGTGCCACCAG TTACCTTGAAGGGAAGAGACCAGATTGGTGCAGAAAGTTTTGTCTCCGTGGTTGGAACTGcagccgaggaggaggagattaGAGAAGTAGTATCTGAAGAGAGAAAGATAATAGAAGAGGCACCAAGACATCTACAAGAAATCCCACAAATGCCAGTGACCGAAAGGGATGATGACTGGTTTGGGTTGCTGGATGTTGTTCCCAGAGAAACATCTTATGTACCACCAG TTACCTCGAAGGCAGGAGACCAGATTGGTGCAGAAAGTTTTGTCTCTGTGGTTGGAACTGcagccgaggaggaggaggagattagAGAAGTTGTatctgaagagagagagataatagAAGAGGCGCCAAGATATCTACAAGAAATCCCACAAATGCCAGTGACCGACAGGGATGATGACTGGTTTGTGTTGCTGGATGTTGTTCCCAGAGAAACATCTTATGTACCACCAG TTACCTTGAAGGGAAGAGACCAGATTGGTGCAGAAAGTTTTGTCTCTGTGATTGAAACTGcagccgaggaggaggagattaGAGAAGTTGTATCTGAAGAGAGAAAGATAATAGAAGAGGCACCAAGACATCTACAAGAAATCCCACAAATGCCAGTGACCGACAGGGATGATGACTGGTTTGTGTTGCTGGATGTTGTTCCCAGAGAAACATCTTATGTACCACCAG TTGCTGTTGCAGAGCGTGTTGAAGTGTCCCCAGAAGAACGTGTCTCTCTGGTTAAAATAACAGCCGTTGaagtgagagaaaaaagagtGGAGATTATGGCTCCTGTGCTGAGTGAGAAGCAGGTAGAAGCACTGCCACAGGCtgtgagagagatagaggatGACTGGTTTGTGCTGCTGGATGTCCCCACTAGAGAACCATCATATGTGCCACCAG TTACCATGGCTGAGTATGTTCAGGTTTATCCTGAAGAAAGTGTCTCTACTGTGGTTGAAACGATACCAGTAGAGTCCAGGAAGGAGGTCGTAGTTGAAGAGATTGTGGTGCAgaaagaggacagaggacagcagaAAATATCGCAGCCAGTCAGAGAAAGAGATGATGACTGGTTTCTTCTGCTGGATGTTGTTCCCAGAGGAGCTGCCTATGTACCTCCAG TTTTTCTGGCAGCACCGAGTCAGATTTATCCAAGTGTTCAACCTCGACGAGTTGAAGTGATAAGCGTAGAGCTGAAGTTGCAGCAGGTTGATCTTGAACAGATTAGACTGCAGCCTTCCGGGCCGCTGCCAGAGAGGGATGATGACTGGTTTGTGCTGTTTGATGCTATTCGTGAAGAGACAGTCATACTACCATCAG CTTCTTTGACTTTGTTTGTGCCAGTTACTGCTGTTGAGATGATTCCGGATATGAGGAAGACGTTTGAGGCAGAGGTGACCACCACAGAGACTAGAACGTGGAAGAAGATGATAATTGGTGTGGAGagcagacaagatgagacaCGTCTGTCTGAAATTAGACCTAGTCAAATTGCAACGccgtcagagagagaaggaggagatgaTTGGTTTACCCTGTTCGACATCATCCGCGAAAAGCCTGTTGTCATACCACCAG TTGCTGTGGTTGAGCGTATCGCGGATGTGGTGGCAGCCACTGAACCAAAACCTAAATTCATCATGGAAGACGTGAGGCCCGCTGTGAAGCTGGTGGTTAAACCGTCACAGCCGAGACAGGTGGATGATGACTGGTTTGCGCTGCTAGATgttgcagcaaaaataaaaccAG CGGCTGTGGACGAACGTATTCGCACGCACCCTGAAGTAAGACCAGCTAAAGAGTTTGCAGCCGTAGAGCAGAAAGCACAGCGGAGAGTTACTATAGTGGAGGAGACGTGGCCGCAGGAGAAGGTGGTACAGCAGAAACCACGTCCAGCAGTGAGAGAGGTGGAAGATGATTGGTTTAGTCTTCTGGATGTGGTCACTAAGAAATCAG TCGCTGTCCCTGAACGCATCCAGTTCCCAGCAGAGATGAGGGTTCCAGCTGCTGAGGCCAAAGCGAGGATTGCTATTCCCGAGAGGAGACCACAGTTTGAGCAACGGGTCCTGGAGGAAAGACGTccagtcacacaaacacatgtcaATGATGATTGGTTTGTTCTACTAGATGTTGGCCTCAAGGAGTCAG TGGTGAGCACACAGAGGGGCACCCGTCCCGTCAGTGCTCCGGTCTTCTCCCAGGCGGCTCTGGCCGAGGCCGGGATCCCCATGGCCCTCCTCGATCAGCCCCAGACCTCTACTCCAATCAAGGCCAGCCGCCAGGACGAGAGAAAGCTGGAGGTCACTGTAGAAGCTGTGGAGCCCTCAAGAATCGAAGCTGGGGTCAAG CCAGCAGTGTGGAGGGACCAGAGAGAAGTAAACTCTTCACTGATATCCACCATCAATGGGGACGTTCAG CACGAGTCTGAGGTGACGAGCTCGGAGGTGGTGCGAATGCGAAAG AAAAGAGCTAAGAAAATTGAGGGTGACTCAATTTATATGAGACATAGCCTTTTAATGTTGGAG GAGTTCGATAAGCCTCAGGAGGACCTGCTCAGGCACCATGCCAACATCAGTGAGCTGAAGAGGAACTTCATGGAAACCGCCCCGGAGACCAGACCCAGCGAGTGGGACAAGCGCCTGTCCACGCACTCTCCGTTCCGCACCCTGGGCATCAATGGTCAGCCTCTGCCCAGTGCAGATGGG